In one window of Methanocorpusculum sp. DNA:
- a CDS encoding MBL fold metallo-hydrolase, which produces MKITALGTGDVVGTPKIGCDCPICSEAKAAGIQRLRTSLLIEHKGLHLLIDTGPDMRAQLLAAGSPRIDAVIWTHGHYDHFMGFGDFYRVQREPISVYGAPEVLKYCGGIFSFIPHVEHPVHPFEPTEICGMEVTLFPVVHDTPTYGLRITADGKTFVYSCDTRAELSEASLEQMKGADLLLLDGIFPPGVNITKHMNIEDAEHLAEKLAPKEFWCVHMSHKIPWNYPHGARDMQTWTL; this is translated from the coding sequence ATGAAAATCACGGCCCTTGGAACAGGAGATGTCGTCGGAACGCCGAAGATCGGCTGCGACTGTCCGATCTGCAGCGAAGCAAAGGCAGCCGGAATACAGCGGCTTCGGACCTCCCTGCTGATCGAGCATAAGGGTCTTCATCTTTTGATCGACACCGGTCCGGATATGCGTGCCCAGCTGTTGGCTGCCGGCTCACCGCGTATCGATGCGGTCATCTGGACCCATGGTCATTACGATCATTTCATGGGATTCGGTGATTTTTATCGGGTCCAGCGGGAACCGATCTCGGTGTACGGGGCTCCTGAGGTTCTGAAGTACTGCGGCGGTATCTTCTCCTTCATTCCTCACGTGGAACATCCTGTCCATCCATTTGAACCGACGGAGATTTGCGGCATGGAGGTTACGCTCTTTCCGGTCGTTCACGATACACCGACGTACGGACTCAGGATCACCGCGGACGGCAAAACGTTCGTATACTCCTGTGATACACGTGCCGAGCTCTCTGAAGCATCGCTTGAACAGATGAAAGGCGCCGATCTTTTACTGCTCGACGGAATATTCCCGCCGGGAGTGAACATCACCAAGCACATGAATATAGAGGATGCAGAACATCTCGCAGAAAAACTGGCACCAAAAGAGTTCTGGTGTGTTCATATGAGTCATAAAATACCCTGGAACTATCCTCACGGTGCACGGGATATGCAGACCTGGACTTTATAA